The genomic interval GCCGGTGCCGCTCACGCAGGGCAATTTCGATCTCTACTGGATCGCCGTTGATCCCGCCTGCCAGGGCCACGGCGTCGGCCGCAAGCTGATGGCTCATGTCGAGGAGCAGGCCCGCGCCCGCGGCGGGCGCCTGGTGTGCCTGGAGACCAGCTCCCAAGGAAGCTATGAGCGCACCCGGCGCTTTTACGAGCAGGCCGGCTATGTGGAAGAGTCGCGTATCCGTGATTTCTACAAGCCGGGCGATGACCGGCTGACTTATGTCAAACGCTTGACCGTTCTCAAGGAGAACTAAAGGTCATGGAAACCTGGCAGAAAATGCTTCAGGCAAGCATCACCCGCCCCGGCGAGGTGACCCGGCGCTTCGGCATCGACCCCGCTCCCTTGGATGCGGTGGCGGCGCAATATCCCATGCGCATCAACCCCTATTATCTGTCCCTGATCAAGGAAGTGAACGATCCCATCTGGCGCCAGGCGGTGCCCTCGGCGGAGGAGTTGCAGGACGGCGTCTGTCCGGCCGATCCTCTGGAGGAGGAAAACCAGAGCCCGGTGCCCAACCTGGTGCATCGGTATCCGGATCGCGTGCTGTTTCTGGTGTGCTCGGAGTGCGCCATGTATTGCCGCTTCTGCACGCGCAAGCGCAAGGTCGGCGGCGAAAGCATGCAGGTGACCCGCGAGACCATCGAGGGGGGGCTCGACTACATCCGCAATCACACCGAAATCCGCGACGTGATTCTCTCCGGCGGCGATCCGCTGCTGCTCGGCGACGAGAAGCTCGACGCCATCCTCAAGGCCCTGCGCGCCATCCCCCATGTGGAGATCATCCGCATCGGCTCGCGCGTGCCGGTGGTGTTGCCGCAGCGCATCACTCCGGCCCTGGTGCGGGTGCTGCGCAAGTACCATCCGCTGTATCTCAACACCCATTTCAACCACCCCGACGAGATCACCGAGCAAGCCGCCAAGGCCTGCGCGCGGCTGGCCGACGCGGGCATCCCCCTGGGGAACCAGTCGGTGCTGCTGCGCGGCGTCAACGATGATCCGGCGGTGATGAAGCGCCTCATGCAAAAGCTGCTCGCCATCCGCGTGCGGCCTTATTATCTGTACCAGGCCGACATGGTCCAGGGTACCAATCACTTCCGCACCTCGGTGGAGGAGGGCCTGGAGATCATCCGTGCCCTGCGCGGCCACAGCTCGGGCCTGGGCGTGCCGGCCTACGTCATCGACGCCCCCGGCGGCGGCGGCAAGATCCCGCTGCTGCCCGACTATCTGCAAAGCCTCGGCGAGGAGGTGGTGCTCAAGAACTACCTGGGCGAAACCTACCGCTACGCCAACGTGGCGCCGGAGGTGCCCGAGGAACGGCGGCGGGCGGCCAACGAGCAGGGGTGAAAAAAAGCGGGGCGGCCTCGAAAGAGCCGCCCCGCTGCGTTTGTGGGAGGGATTGACAACTTAAGGAGACGCGTTCATCGAGTCCTCGGCCCACCTGAGGGCCTGCTGCGCCAAATCCAAGGCTTCGTGCACGGCCGTCTGGGAAATCTCTCCCCAGAAACCCGGATAGCGGGTCTCCACGTCATAAGGGGTCAACGACCCGACCTCCTGCAAATTTTCCGGCACGGCAATCTTGGCCGCATCGAAGATGGTCAACAGTTGCTCAAGGTCATGGGTCAAGGGGAAATCCACCTGCCTACGGAGCAAAATGGCCTTAAACGCCTTTTCCACGGCTTGCTGAGCGTGGAAGCAGATCTGTTCCGGCAAAACGTTTTGCCCCACCGCGAGGCGCGCCAGGCGCAAGTCGCTACGG from Geoalkalibacter sp. carries:
- a CDS encoding KamA family radical SAM protein yields the protein METWQKMLQASITRPGEVTRRFGIDPAPLDAVAAQYPMRINPYYLSLIKEVNDPIWRQAVPSAEELQDGVCPADPLEEENQSPVPNLVHRYPDRVLFLVCSECAMYCRFCTRKRKVGGESMQVTRETIEGGLDYIRNHTEIRDVILSGGDPLLLGDEKLDAILKALRAIPHVEIIRIGSRVPVVLPQRITPALVRVLRKYHPLYLNTHFNHPDEITEQAAKACARLADAGIPLGNQSVLLRGVNDDPAVMKRLMQKLLAIRVRPYYLYQADMVQGTNHFRTSVEEGLEIIRALRGHSSGLGVPAYVIDAPGGGGKIPLLPDYLQSLGEEVVLKNYLGETYRYANVAPEVPEERRRAANEQG
- a CDS encoding HEPN domain-containing protein codes for the protein MEHARSDLRLARLAVGQNVLPEQICFHAQQAVEKAFKAILLRRQVDFPLTHDLEQLLTIFDAAKIAVPENLQEVGSLTPYDVETRYPGFWGEISQTAVHEALDLAQQALRWAEDSMNASP
- a CDS encoding GNAT family N-acetyltransferase; translation: MRNLKATDVPDLVRILEATGAFNDEEVGVAVELLGIVLNDHAQQDYEVAVAEVQGRVAGYVLFGPVPLTQGNFDLYWIAVDPACQGHGVGRKLMAHVEEQARARGGRLVCLETSSQGSYERTRRFYEQAGYVEESRIRDFYKPGDDRLTYVKRLTVLKEN